The following are encoded in a window of Artemia franciscana chromosome 19, ASM3288406v1, whole genome shotgun sequence genomic DNA:
- the LOC136039109 gene encoding protein FAM200A-like, whose amino-acid sequence MTGQDLGFAAFVKAGNDHITFTHSMIHREALVVKKKIAPELNTVFFDAVKIINFIKRRALNSRLFKNLCIDMDSDYTSLLLHAEDRWLSRGRSLKRLLTLKDEVLIFLTEQNSNLADYFHDN is encoded by the coding sequence ATGACCGGACAAGATCTTGGTTTTGCAGCATTTGTTAAAGCTGGAAATGATCATATTACATTTACACATAGTATGATTCACCGAGAGGCacttgttgttaaaaaaaaaattgcaccagAATTAAACACTGTGTTTTTTGATGCAGTCAAAATCATTAACTTTATTAAAAGGCGAGCACTTAATAGtcgattgtttaaaaatttgtgcaTTGATATGGATTCGGATTATACAAGTTTATTGCTACATGCTGAAGATAGGTGGCTATCAAGAGGTCGAAGTTTGAAACGATTATTAACTTTAAAAGATGAAGTTCTTATATTTCTAACAGAGCAAAATTCTAATTTGGCCGATTATTTTCACGATAATTAA
- the LOC136039110 gene encoding ankyrin-2-like: MVSKTRVKKKEINFTYLHKAAKKHGSVSICKRLIQAGTPVRIIVDRKDMTALHKAIIYGHYDVVKCLLDNGANSNSLSFSFGFWWTPLQIAAVRGNIGICELLIKAGAEIDAVRKVDGATALWIAVACCRFIDGYNVVKCLLENGANPNVRTSCGGYFTTALHIAAESGNIGICELLIKAGAEIEVACNVYSVKVISIKTGGSRSEVVKGLLENIANPNRRILWVGFLRTPLQIAAVTGNIGICELLVRAGAQINGVDGCDESPLLSVIELRPKMKSRREYYENYFSVVEYLLKNGANTNYKSRNGRKPLHQAVSHNLPQVCQLLVSFGAGVSTPLVWAFRLKRYNIIKYLLKKNTKLNKFENVNKDELDENFLNLADKAVQKEDIEMLQFLIRCENSPLDREWICSKIRNTILKDRTHKKLQFLLSLSNTHPTFGETNSGLTAVCRNNIRKNLGRVQTFGKINKLKIPKTVKRYLACDSLLRHICKGTLINKNQPMKARKNAEQLLWHLNCLY, from the coding sequence ATGGTGTCAAAAACGCgtgttaaaaagaaagaaattaactTTACATACTTGCATAAAGCTGCAAAAAAACATGGTAGTGTGAGTATTTGTAAGCGGTTAATTCAAGCCGGAACACCAGTTCGCATAATTGTTGACAGAAAAGATATGACGGCTTTACACAAAGCTATAATATATGGTCATTACGACGTTGTTAAATGCCTTCTAGACAATGGAGCAAATTCAAATTCCCTTTCTTTTTCGTTTGGGTTTTGGTGGACACCCTTGCAAATAGCTGCCGTAAGAGGTAACATTGGTATTTGTGAGCTGCTCATTAAAGCTGGGGCAGAAATAGATGCAGTTCGCAAGGTAGATGGAGCAACAGCTTTATGGATAGCTGTAGCATGCTGTCGATTTATTGATGGCTATAATGTTGTTAAATGCCTTCTAGAAAATGGAGCCAACCCAAATGTAAGGACTTCTTGTGGTGGATACTTTACGACAGCCTTGCATATAGCTGCAGAATCAGGTAACATTGGTATATGTGAGCTGCTCATTAAAGCAGGCGCAGAAATAGAAGTAGCTTGCAATGTATATAGTGTGAAAGTCATATCAATTAAGACAGGTGGTAGCCGCTCTGAAGTTGTTAAAGGCCTTCTCGAAAATATAGCAAACCCAAATAGAAGGATTTTATGGGTTGGCTTCTTAAGGACTCCTTTGCAAATAGCTGCAGTAACAGGTAACATTGGTATTTGTGAGCTGCTTGTTCGGGCAGGTGCACAGATAAATGGTGTGGATGGATGTGACGAATCACCTTTATTGTCTGTCATAGAGCTGAGACCCAAAATGAAATCAAGACGTGAATATTACGAAAACTACTTTTCTGTGGTTGAATACCTTCTGAAAAATGGAGCAAATACAAATTATAAAAGTCGGAATGGTCGGAAGCCATTACATCAGGCTGTTTCACATAATTTGCCTCAAGTTTGTCAGTTACTTGTTTCATTTGGAGCTGGTGTTTCCACACCTTTAGTATGGGCTTTTCGACTTAAACGGTACAATATAATCaaatacctgttaaaaaaaaacacaaaattgaacaaatttgaaaacgtAAATAAAGATGAACTAGATGAAAACTTTCTCAATTTAGCTGACAAAGCCGTACAGAAGGAAGATATAGAAATGTTACAATTTTTGATAAGATGTGAGAATTCTCCATTAGACCGTGAATGGATTTGTAGTAAAATAAGGAATACAATCCTGAAGGATAGAACACATAAGAAGCTTCAATTTCTCCTATCTTTAAGTAATACTCATCCTACCTTTGGAGAAACTAACTCTGGACTGACAGCCGTGTGTCgaaataatataagaaaaaatctaGGGCGAGTTCaaacatttggaaaaataaacaagctaAAAATCCCAAAAACGGTGAAAAGGTACTTGGCTTGCGATAGCTTGTTAAGACATATTTGTAAAGGAACGCTTATAAACAAGAACCAGCCAATGAAAGCCCGCAAAAATGCAGAACAGCTTTTGTGGCACTTAAATTGCCTTTACTAG